A stretch of the Papaver somniferum cultivar HN1 chromosome 6, ASM357369v1, whole genome shotgun sequence genome encodes the following:
- the LOC113288367 gene encoding bidirectional sugar transporter SWEET1-like, whose amino-acid sequence MDDLIHFLFGIFGNLTALFLFLAPLITFKRIIKSKSTEQFSGIPYIMTLLNCLLSAWYGLPFVSPHNLLVSTINGTGAAIESIYVILFIIYAKPQKVRVKMLALFTLILTVFAIVVLVSLFALHGNSRKLFCGFAATIFSICMYASPLSIVRLVIKTKSVEFMPFFLSLFVFLCGTSWFIYGLLGRDPFVAVPNGFGCGLGALQLILYAIYRKNKGDKSEPKSSDTKDNSNGIEFEKFQQGKQTNSTYPIEQDGQV is encoded by the exons ATGGATGATCTTATACATTTCTTGTTTGGGATCTTTG GAAATCTTACTGCTCTTTTCCTTTTCCTGGCTCCCTT AATAACGTTTAAGAGAATTATAAAGAGCAAATCAACGGAACAGTTCTCCGGCATTCCTTATATTATGACTTTGCTCAACTGCCTTCTCTCTGCTTG gtaTGGACTTCCTTTTGTATCACCACATAATCTACTGGTATCAACAATCAACGGAACTGGTGCGGCCATTGAGTCGATCTACGTGATCCTGTTCATAATATATGCTAAGCCTCAGAAAGTGAGAGTGAAAATGCTGGCACTTTTCACATTAATTCTCACAGTTTTCGCAATTGTGGTGCTCGTTTCTTTATTTGCTCTTCATGGTAACTCAAGGAAACTCTTTTGCGGCTTTGCTGCTACCATCTTCTCCATTTGCATGTATGCCTCACCCCTATCTATTGTG AGACTGGTGATCAAAACAAAGAGTGTGGAATTCATGCCATTTTTCCTGTCATTGTTTGTGTTTCTCTGCGGAACATCTTGGTTCATCTACGGTCTTCTTGGCCGTGACCCTTTTGTAGCA GTTCCAAATGGCTTTGGGTGTGGCCTAGGGGCACTGCAGTTGATCCTATATGCTATCTACAGAAAGAACAAAGGTGATAAGAGTGAACCCAAATCATCTGACACCAAAGATAATTCGAATGGTATAGAGTTTGAGAAGTTCCAACAAGGCAAGCAAACGAATTCCACTTATCCCATTGAACAAGATGGTCAAGTTTAA